A genomic segment from Juglans regia cultivar Chandler chromosome 14, Walnut 2.0, whole genome shotgun sequence encodes:
- the LOC109001501 gene encoding protein N-terminal asparagine amidohydrolase isoform X4 yields the protein MIFVGGLPFSTDPSSQFVGTDEATTCVGLVIRNRKNGMTSVAHMDSPDIVDMGLSQMLLLVVDHNLDAELEVHLVGGFEDVSPNFLKSCTGSESDAKLEGYSYPLCAKIFETLCTRREKFHIQTAFILGHNTRRDSEGNAFPIFNGLAVETSTGSVIPASFDGARCPDEIVRRIRVTASYEDCSWNGKLLDTYDTRTDQFRIASCCWTSRQRHTALTLRRLTDSEILLTCSTSPSAEGPDFVDNLRRQCEYLIKYPDWIETFPLKQPRVFERTSDGEWKRC from the exons atgattTTTGTTGGTGGGCTACCATTTTCCACTGACCCATCGTCTCAG TTTGTTGGCACTGATGAAGCAACGACCTGCGTGGGCCTTGTTATTCGCAACAGAAAAAATGGAAT GACCTCAGTTGCTCATATGGATTCTCCAGATATTGTAGATATGGGCCTCTCCCAAATGTTATTGCTTGTTGTTGATCACAATTTGGATGCTGAATTAGAG GTGCATCTAGTTGGTGGTTTTGAAGATGTTTCACCTAAT TTTCTTAAGTCTTGCACTGGATCAGAAAGCGATGCAAAGTTGGAGGGTTATTCCTATCCTTTGTGTGccaaaatttttgaaactttgtGCACAAGACGGGAGAAGTTTCATATTCAGACTGCCTTTATTCTTGGGCATAACACCAGAAGGGATTCTGAAGGGAATGCATTCCCCATTTTCAATGGGTTAGCG gTAGAAACTTCCACTGGATCAGTTATCCCTGCCTCTTTTGATGGAGCAAGATGTCCGGATGAAATTGTCAGGAGAATTCGAGTAACTGCATCCTATGAGGATTGCAGTTGGAACGGCAAGTTACTGGATACATATGATACTCGAACTGATCAATTCAGAATTGCTTCCTGTTGCTG GACCTCTCGGCAAAGACATACTGCTTTGACACTACGACGTCTAACTGATTCTGAAATCCTCCTCACGTGTTCTACTTCACCTTCTGCTGAGGGCCCAGATTTTGTGGATAATTTAAGAAG GCAGTGTGAATATCTGATTAAATACCCAGATTGGATTGAAACCTTCCCTTTGAAGCAGCCACGTGTCTTCGAAAGGACCAGCGATGGAGAATGGAAAAGGTGCTGA
- the LOC109001498 gene encoding uncharacterized protein LOC109001498 encodes MGSDSNPSKRHYDITMSKRTRRPSKLQDVNQDCSIIDSPRNDTSTPWKAVVNEGGESSPSRPDEAGEDDRKKSLKQLINSRNSLGQHFTQEKQLQLVTKQQDEGFQGLKLKRMVSRYAKVLSHLIKVKRDLPKGESRKKPLILLKR; translated from the coding sequence ATGGGAAGCGATTCCAATCCAAGCAAACGCCATTATGATATTACCATGTCAAAGAGAACCAGAAGGCCGTCTAAACTCCAAGATGTCAATCAAGATTGCAGTATTATAGATTCCCCAAGAAATGAcactagtactccttggaaagcTGTTGTGAATGAAGGAGGCGAGAGTTCTCCCTCGAGACCAGATGAAGCAGGAGAGGATGATCGTAAGAAGAGCTTGAAGCAGCTGATCAACAGCAGGAATTCACTTGGCCAACACTTCACCCAAGAAAAGCAACTTCAACTAGTCACAAAGCAGCAAGACGAGGGCTTTCAGGGATTGAAGCTCAAGAGAATGGTAAGTCGCTATGCGAAAGTTTTGAGCCACTTGATCAAGGTTAAGCGCGACTTACCCAAGGGAGAATCCCGGAAAAAACCTCTTATCCTATTAAAAAGATGA
- the LOC109001501 gene encoding protein N-terminal asparagine amidohydrolase isoform X2 produces MQPSILHLSMNNCFRWIPAFVTLLFVGTDEATTCVGLVIRNRKNGMTSVAHMDSPDIVDMGLSQMLLLVVDHNLDAELEVHLVGGFEDVSPNFLKSCTGSESDAKLEGYSYPLCAKIFETLCTRREKFHIQTAFILGHNTRRDSEGNAFPIFNGLAVETSTGSVIPASFDGARCPDEIVRRIRVTASYEDCSWNGKLLDTYDTRTDQFRIASCCWTSRQRHTALTLRRLTDSEILLTCSTSPSAEGPDFVDNLRRQCEYLIKYPDWIETFPLKQPRVFERTSDGEWKRC; encoded by the exons ATGCAACCGTCGATCCTGCACTTGTCGAT GAACAACTGTTTTAGATGGATACCGGCCTTTGTCACCTTGTTG TTTGTTGGCACTGATGAAGCAACGACCTGCGTGGGCCTTGTTATTCGCAACAGAAAAAATGGAAT GACCTCAGTTGCTCATATGGATTCTCCAGATATTGTAGATATGGGCCTCTCCCAAATGTTATTGCTTGTTGTTGATCACAATTTGGATGCTGAATTAGAG GTGCATCTAGTTGGTGGTTTTGAAGATGTTTCACCTAAT TTTCTTAAGTCTTGCACTGGATCAGAAAGCGATGCAAAGTTGGAGGGTTATTCCTATCCTTTGTGTGccaaaatttttgaaactttgtGCACAAGACGGGAGAAGTTTCATATTCAGACTGCCTTTATTCTTGGGCATAACACCAGAAGGGATTCTGAAGGGAATGCATTCCCCATTTTCAATGGGTTAGCG gTAGAAACTTCCACTGGATCAGTTATCCCTGCCTCTTTTGATGGAGCAAGATGTCCGGATGAAATTGTCAGGAGAATTCGAGTAACTGCATCCTATGAGGATTGCAGTTGGAACGGCAAGTTACTGGATACATATGATACTCGAACTGATCAATTCAGAATTGCTTCCTGTTGCTG GACCTCTCGGCAAAGACATACTGCTTTGACACTACGACGTCTAACTGATTCTGAAATCCTCCTCACGTGTTCTACTTCACCTTCTGCTGAGGGCCCAGATTTTGTGGATAATTTAAGAAG GCAGTGTGAATATCTGATTAAATACCCAGATTGGATTGAAACCTTCCCTTTGAAGCAGCCACGTGTCTTCGAAAGGACCAGCGATGGAGAATGGAAAAGGTGCTGA
- the LOC109001502 gene encoding putative uncharacterized protein DDB_G0290521 isoform X4 has protein sequence MALDPNASATPTATPTITTASTITPRPFANLNTYPNPTPPSTRPISPLPHPHHHPYPTAAAQSIRTTLTHPQQQGILYPVASSGRGFIPKPPMQTVTVAANPAAPYAPRPLVSYPHSHPLHLMRPPNPHHHLHPQLGGPGLASGSVPIKGIPVSSPQPKVPPSLSDCNGYKDTRDRSRDDSLTTVRDRKPQYGDAVKSLPKPLPMPTGATHLPKREEADEEKAADKEDEESVEHLSPQDLLKRHVKHAKRVRAKLREERLQRIARYKSRLALLLPPLVEQFRNDTAARN, from the exons ATGGCCTTGGATCCCAACGCCAGCGCCACCCCCACCGCCACTCCAACAATCACTACTGCAAGTACAATCACCCCACGTCCCTTCGCAAACCTAAACACATACCCAAACCCAACCCCACCATCCACAAGACCCATATCTCCACtcccccacccccaccaccaCCCATACCCAACAGCAGCAGCCCAATCCATCCGAACAACCCTAACCCATCCTCAGCAACAGGGAATTCTCTACCCTGTCGCCTCCTCCGGACGCGGTTTCATCCCCAAACCACCCATGCAGACCGTCACAGTCGCCGCCAACCCTGCTGCCCCCTACGCTCCTCGCCCGCTCGTTTCCTACCCCCACTCCCATCCTCTCCACCTCATGAGGCCTCCTAACCCCCACCACCACTTACACCCACAGCTTGGCGGGCCGGGTTTGGCTTCTGGTTCGGTTCCGATTAAGGGCATTCCAGTTTCTTCTCCGCAACCTAAG GTTCCTCCATCGCTTTCTGACTGTAATGGCTATAAAGACACGAg GGATAGAAGCAGAGATGACTCTTTGACCACTGTTAGAGATCGAAAA CCACAATATGGAGATGCTGTGAAGTCTCTTCCCAAACCTTTGCCTATGCCCACCGGAGCCACTCACCTGCCAAagagagaggaagctgatgaAGAAAAGGCAGCAGATAAGGAG GATGAGGAATCTGTTGAGCATTTATCGCCACAAGACCTTTTGAAAAGACATGTAAAGCATGCTAAAAGGGTTCGAGCAAA ATTAAGGGAAGAACGGTTACAACGAATTGCAAGGTATAAAAGTAGACTTGCTCTTCTCCTTCCTCCACTAGTAGAGCAGTTCAGAAATGATACAGCTGCTAGAAACTGA
- the LOC109001501 gene encoding protein N-terminal asparagine amidohydrolase isoform X3 yields the protein MDTGLCHLVGESHTLMSPKSKFVGTDEATTCVGLVIRNRKNGMTSVAHMDSPDIVDMGLSQMLLLVVDHNLDAELEVHLVGGFEDVSPNFLKSCTGSESDAKLEGYSYPLCAKIFETLCTRREKFHIQTAFILGHNTRRDSEGNAFPIFNGLAVETSTGSVIPASFDGARCPDEIVRRIRVTASYEDCSWNGKLLDTYDTRTDQFRIASCCWTSRQRHTALTLRRLTDSEILLTCSTSPSAEGPDFVDNLRRQCEYLIKYPDWIETFPLKQPRVFERTSDGEWKRC from the exons ATGGATACCGGCCTTTGTCACCTTGTTGGTGAGTCACATACCCTGATGTCCCCAAAGTCTAAG TTTGTTGGCACTGATGAAGCAACGACCTGCGTGGGCCTTGTTATTCGCAACAGAAAAAATGGAAT GACCTCAGTTGCTCATATGGATTCTCCAGATATTGTAGATATGGGCCTCTCCCAAATGTTATTGCTTGTTGTTGATCACAATTTGGATGCTGAATTAGAG GTGCATCTAGTTGGTGGTTTTGAAGATGTTTCACCTAAT TTTCTTAAGTCTTGCACTGGATCAGAAAGCGATGCAAAGTTGGAGGGTTATTCCTATCCTTTGTGTGccaaaatttttgaaactttgtGCACAAGACGGGAGAAGTTTCATATTCAGACTGCCTTTATTCTTGGGCATAACACCAGAAGGGATTCTGAAGGGAATGCATTCCCCATTTTCAATGGGTTAGCG gTAGAAACTTCCACTGGATCAGTTATCCCTGCCTCTTTTGATGGAGCAAGATGTCCGGATGAAATTGTCAGGAGAATTCGAGTAACTGCATCCTATGAGGATTGCAGTTGGAACGGCAAGTTACTGGATACATATGATACTCGAACTGATCAATTCAGAATTGCTTCCTGTTGCTG GACCTCTCGGCAAAGACATACTGCTTTGACACTACGACGTCTAACTGATTCTGAAATCCTCCTCACGTGTTCTACTTCACCTTCTGCTGAGGGCCCAGATTTTGTGGATAATTTAAGAAG GCAGTGTGAATATCTGATTAAATACCCAGATTGGATTGAAACCTTCCCTTTGAAGCAGCCACGTGTCTTCGAAAGGACCAGCGATGGAGAATGGAAAAGGTGCTGA
- the LOC109001501 gene encoding protein N-terminal asparagine amidohydrolase isoform X1 translates to MIFVGGLPFSTDPSSQGSDTLSALMEHPFLVSVSNSLKAIPVRNFSVKEESTQERATKTKWVYAFQREYATVDPALVDFVGTDEATTCVGLVIRNRKNGMTSVAHMDSPDIVDMGLSQMLLLVVDHNLDAELEVHLVGGFEDVSPNFLKSCTGSESDAKLEGYSYPLCAKIFETLCTRREKFHIQTAFILGHNTRRDSEGNAFPIFNGLAVETSTGSVIPASFDGARCPDEIVRRIRVTASYEDCSWNGKLLDTYDTRTDQFRIASCCWTSRQRHTALTLRRLTDSEILLTCSTSPSAEGPDFVDNLRRQCEYLIKYPDWIETFPLKQPRVFERTSDGEWKRC, encoded by the exons atgattTTTGTTGGTGGGCTACCATTTTCCACTGACCCATCGTCTCAG GGAAGTGATACCCTCTCTGCTTTGATGGAACACCCCTTTCTGGTATCTGTCTCAAATTCTCTCAAGGCCATCCCAGTGAGGAATTTTTCAGTTAAAGAAGAATCTACCCAGGAGAGAGCAACTAAGACTAAATGGGTTTACGCGTTCCAAAGAGAATATGCAACCGTCGATCCTGCACTTGTCGAT TTTGTTGGCACTGATGAAGCAACGACCTGCGTGGGCCTTGTTATTCGCAACAGAAAAAATGGAAT GACCTCAGTTGCTCATATGGATTCTCCAGATATTGTAGATATGGGCCTCTCCCAAATGTTATTGCTTGTTGTTGATCACAATTTGGATGCTGAATTAGAG GTGCATCTAGTTGGTGGTTTTGAAGATGTTTCACCTAAT TTTCTTAAGTCTTGCACTGGATCAGAAAGCGATGCAAAGTTGGAGGGTTATTCCTATCCTTTGTGTGccaaaatttttgaaactttgtGCACAAGACGGGAGAAGTTTCATATTCAGACTGCCTTTATTCTTGGGCATAACACCAGAAGGGATTCTGAAGGGAATGCATTCCCCATTTTCAATGGGTTAGCG gTAGAAACTTCCACTGGATCAGTTATCCCTGCCTCTTTTGATGGAGCAAGATGTCCGGATGAAATTGTCAGGAGAATTCGAGTAACTGCATCCTATGAGGATTGCAGTTGGAACGGCAAGTTACTGGATACATATGATACTCGAACTGATCAATTCAGAATTGCTTCCTGTTGCTG GACCTCTCGGCAAAGACATACTGCTTTGACACTACGACGTCTAACTGATTCTGAAATCCTCCTCACGTGTTCTACTTCACCTTCTGCTGAGGGCCCAGATTTTGTGGATAATTTAAGAAG GCAGTGTGAATATCTGATTAAATACCCAGATTGGATTGAAACCTTCCCTTTGAAGCAGCCACGTGTCTTCGAAAGGACCAGCGATGGAGAATGGAAAAGGTGCTGA
- the LOC109001502 gene encoding putative proline-rich receptor-like protein kinase PERK11 isoform X2 has protein sequence MALDPNASATPTATPTITTASTITPRPFANLNTYPNPTPPSTRPISPLPHPHHHPYPTAAAQSIRTTLTHPQQQGILYPVASSGRGFIPKPPMQTVTVAANPAAPYAPRPLVSYPHSHPLHLMRPPNPHHHLHPQLGGPGLASGSVPIKGIPVSSPQPKVPPSLSDCNGYKDTRDRSRDDSLTTVRDRKVRITDGASLYALCRSWLRNGFLEEIQPQYGDAVKSLPKPLPMPTGATHLPKREEADEEKAADKEDEESVEHLSPQDLLKRHVKHAKRVRAKLREERLQRIARYKSRLALLLPPLVEQFRNDTAARN, from the exons ATGGCCTTGGATCCCAACGCCAGCGCCACCCCCACCGCCACTCCAACAATCACTACTGCAAGTACAATCACCCCACGTCCCTTCGCAAACCTAAACACATACCCAAACCCAACCCCACCATCCACAAGACCCATATCTCCACtcccccacccccaccaccaCCCATACCCAACAGCAGCAGCCCAATCCATCCGAACAACCCTAACCCATCCTCAGCAACAGGGAATTCTCTACCCTGTCGCCTCCTCCGGACGCGGTTTCATCCCCAAACCACCCATGCAGACCGTCACAGTCGCCGCCAACCCTGCTGCCCCCTACGCTCCTCGCCCGCTCGTTTCCTACCCCCACTCCCATCCTCTCCACCTCATGAGGCCTCCTAACCCCCACCACCACTTACACCCACAGCTTGGCGGGCCGGGTTTGGCTTCTGGTTCGGTTCCGATTAAGGGCATTCCAGTTTCTTCTCCGCAACCTAAG GTTCCTCCATCGCTTTCTGACTGTAATGGCTATAAAGACACGAg GGATAGAAGCAGAGATGACTCTTTGACCACTGTTAGAGATCGAAAA GTGAGAATAACTGATGGGGCTTCTCTTTATGCACTTTGTCGATCATGGTTGAGGAATGGTTTTCTAGAAGAAATTCAG CCACAATATGGAGATGCTGTGAAGTCTCTTCCCAAACCTTTGCCTATGCCCACCGGAGCCACTCACCTGCCAAagagagaggaagctgatgaAGAAAAGGCAGCAGATAAGGAG GATGAGGAATCTGTTGAGCATTTATCGCCACAAGACCTTTTGAAAAGACATGTAAAGCATGCTAAAAGGGTTCGAGCAAA ATTAAGGGAAGAACGGTTACAACGAATTGCAAGGTATAAAAGTAGACTTGCTCTTCTCCTTCCTCCACTAGTAGAGCAGTTCAGAAATGATACAGCTGCTAGAAACTGA
- the LOC109001502 gene encoding putative proline-rich receptor-like protein kinase PERK11 isoform X1 yields the protein MALDPNASATPTATPTITTASTITPRPFANLNTYPNPTPPSTRPISPLPHPHHHPYPTAAAQSIRTTLTHPQQQGILYPVASSGRGFIPKPPMQTVTVAANPAAPYAPRPLVSYPHSHPLHLMRPPNPHHHLHPQLGGPGLASGSVPIKGIPVSSPQPKVPPSLSDCNGYKDTRDRSRDDSLTTVRDRKVRITDGASLYALCRSWLRNGFLEEIQPQYGDAVKSLPKPLPMPTGATHLPKREEADEEKAADKEDEESVEHLSPQDLLKRHVKHAKRVRAKFCCRLREERLQRIARYKSRLALLLPPLVEQFRNDTAARN from the exons ATGGCCTTGGATCCCAACGCCAGCGCCACCCCCACCGCCACTCCAACAATCACTACTGCAAGTACAATCACCCCACGTCCCTTCGCAAACCTAAACACATACCCAAACCCAACCCCACCATCCACAAGACCCATATCTCCACtcccccacccccaccaccaCCCATACCCAACAGCAGCAGCCCAATCCATCCGAACAACCCTAACCCATCCTCAGCAACAGGGAATTCTCTACCCTGTCGCCTCCTCCGGACGCGGTTTCATCCCCAAACCACCCATGCAGACCGTCACAGTCGCCGCCAACCCTGCTGCCCCCTACGCTCCTCGCCCGCTCGTTTCCTACCCCCACTCCCATCCTCTCCACCTCATGAGGCCTCCTAACCCCCACCACCACTTACACCCACAGCTTGGCGGGCCGGGTTTGGCTTCTGGTTCGGTTCCGATTAAGGGCATTCCAGTTTCTTCTCCGCAACCTAAG GTTCCTCCATCGCTTTCTGACTGTAATGGCTATAAAGACACGAg GGATAGAAGCAGAGATGACTCTTTGACCACTGTTAGAGATCGAAAA GTGAGAATAACTGATGGGGCTTCTCTTTATGCACTTTGTCGATCATGGTTGAGGAATGGTTTTCTAGAAGAAATTCAG CCACAATATGGAGATGCTGTGAAGTCTCTTCCCAAACCTTTGCCTATGCCCACCGGAGCCACTCACCTGCCAAagagagaggaagctgatgaAGAAAAGGCAGCAGATAAGGAG GATGAGGAATCTGTTGAGCATTTATCGCCACAAGACCTTTTGAAAAGACATGTAAAGCATGCTAAAAGGGTTCGAGCAAA GTTTTGCTGTAGATTAAGGGAAGAACGGTTACAACGAATTGCAAGGTATAAAAGTAGACTTGCTCTTCTCCTTCCTCCACTAGTAGAGCAGTTCAGAAATGATACAGCTGCTAGAAACTGA
- the LOC109001502 gene encoding putative uncharacterized protein DDB_G0290521 isoform X3, which yields MALDPNASATPTATPTITTASTITPRPFANLNTYPNPTPPSTRPISPLPHPHHHPYPTAAAQSIRTTLTHPQQQGILYPVASSGRGFIPKPPMQTVTVAANPAAPYAPRPLVSYPHSHPLHLMRPPNPHHHLHPQLGGPGLASGSVPIKGIPVSSPQPKVPPSLSDCNGYKDTRDRSRDDSLTTVRDRKPQYGDAVKSLPKPLPMPTGATHLPKREEADEEKAADKEDEESVEHLSPQDLLKRHVKHAKRVRAKFCCRLREERLQRIARYKSRLALLLPPLVEQFRNDTAARN from the exons ATGGCCTTGGATCCCAACGCCAGCGCCACCCCCACCGCCACTCCAACAATCACTACTGCAAGTACAATCACCCCACGTCCCTTCGCAAACCTAAACACATACCCAAACCCAACCCCACCATCCACAAGACCCATATCTCCACtcccccacccccaccaccaCCCATACCCAACAGCAGCAGCCCAATCCATCCGAACAACCCTAACCCATCCTCAGCAACAGGGAATTCTCTACCCTGTCGCCTCCTCCGGACGCGGTTTCATCCCCAAACCACCCATGCAGACCGTCACAGTCGCCGCCAACCCTGCTGCCCCCTACGCTCCTCGCCCGCTCGTTTCCTACCCCCACTCCCATCCTCTCCACCTCATGAGGCCTCCTAACCCCCACCACCACTTACACCCACAGCTTGGCGGGCCGGGTTTGGCTTCTGGTTCGGTTCCGATTAAGGGCATTCCAGTTTCTTCTCCGCAACCTAAG GTTCCTCCATCGCTTTCTGACTGTAATGGCTATAAAGACACGAg GGATAGAAGCAGAGATGACTCTTTGACCACTGTTAGAGATCGAAAA CCACAATATGGAGATGCTGTGAAGTCTCTTCCCAAACCTTTGCCTATGCCCACCGGAGCCACTCACCTGCCAAagagagaggaagctgatgaAGAAAAGGCAGCAGATAAGGAG GATGAGGAATCTGTTGAGCATTTATCGCCACAAGACCTTTTGAAAAGACATGTAAAGCATGCTAAAAGGGTTCGAGCAAA GTTTTGCTGTAGATTAAGGGAAGAACGGTTACAACGAATTGCAAGGTATAAAAGTAGACTTGCTCTTCTCCTTCCTCCACTAGTAGAGCAGTTCAGAAATGATACAGCTGCTAGAAACTGA
- the LOC109001499 gene encoding uncharacterized protein LOC109001499, translating into MLAIPHNQTWGSWEELLLACAVKRHGLTDWDSVSLELQNKTSLPHLFITPTNCQHKYHELLRRFNPTNHYLSPPLPNGTADVDHTIPWLDELRKIRVSDLKQEVQRYDVSILSLELKVKRLEEERERERELSFKDNGISRQGKPDLEDGEERSENDKKDEPERTGDDSDRDNRSVNESNTTCSKGKDGKESERMEHKTFNTGSHRADPGFSGSKPVVEHSDDGSSDTVGKNESESVEPTHERKGGNLSDLPTDSAAQSNGGRTRESSDMQSSASLTRKRKRKRSQRKEIASGQEPSEIMDLTAKSQPLVRILDIIRGHNNNSSLFERRLESQETDKYNSVVRQHVDFETVESRLHKGNYSTCTLAFYRDLLLLFNNATLFFPKSSVESIAAHQLRHLVLNEIPKRCDSFPTQNSPTPNTAVFQPKAEPERSHSLLAKPNASAPIIVCRKRSFISAKSSSSAATVCQKENQISDEKKPALDPKTPPIKPSTDAAVEDMMKTNAKDKPVTGFRSLRRSNKNPTNNTTSSASSRRQMSTSPNSKTSLANQVETTPKTDKKKKTEALALEKKRSAADFLRRIKRNSPAETLKSGSKEQKRRHIGKGHNRNERVLRQSSNKKHAEEEEEEEEESSPSKRSVGRPPKKLAKANAVSAKRGKESGVKEVVALKRPKKRPRR; encoded by the exons ATGTTGGCCATACCACATAACCAAACCTGGGGATCCTGGGAGGAGCTCTTGCTAGCATGCGCCGTCAAGCGCCATGGTCTCACCGACTGGGACTCCGTCTCCCTGGAGCTCCAGAACAAGACCTCTCTCCCTCACCTCTTCATCACCCCTACCAACTGTCAACACAAGTACCACGAACTCCTCCGTCGTTTCAACCCCACTAACCACTACCTTTCCCCACCCTTACCCAACGGAACCGCCGATGTTGATCATACTATTCCCTGGCTCGACGAGTTGAGGAAAATCCGCGTTTCCGATCTTAAGCAAGAGGTCCAACGTTACGACGTTTCCATTCT GTCCTTGGAGCTGAAGGTGAAAAGGTTGGAGGAAGAGCGGGAGCGGGAGCGGGAGCTGAGCTTCAAAGATAATGGAATTAGTCGCCAAGGAAAACCAGATCTGGAGGACGGGGAAGAGAGATCAGAAAACGACAAAAAGGACGAACCGGAAAGAACCGGAGACGACTCGGACCGGGACAATCGTTCCGTTAACGAGTCCAACACTACCTGTTCTAAAGGAAAAGATGGTAAAGAAAGCGAAAGAATGGAACATAAAACGTTTAACACCGGTTCGCATAGAGCGGATCCGGGATTTAGCGGTTCAAAACCGGTTGTAGAGCATTCGGACGACGGAAGCTCGGATACTGTTGGGAAAAACGAGTCAGAGTCCGTCGAGCCAACTCATGAGAGAAAAGGTGGCAACTTGTCGGACTTACCGACTGACTCGGCGGCTCAGTCGAATGGAGGGAGGACGAGGGAGAGCAGCGACATGCAGAGCTCCGCGAGTTTGACtcggaagaggaagaggaagaggagccAGAGAAAGGAGATTGCGAGCGGCCAGGAGCCGTCGGAGATCATGGACCTCACCGCGAAATCGCAGCCGTTGGTTAGGATTTTGGATATAATCAGAGGGCATAATAATAACAGCTCATTGTTCGAGCGCCGGCTTGAAAGCCAG GAAACAGACAAGTACAATAGTGTGGTCAGGCAGCACGTGGATTTTGAAACGGTAGAAAGCAGACTCCACAAGGGCAACTATTCCACATGCACCCTCGCATTCTACCGAGATCTCCTGCTCCTCTTCAACAACGCCACCCTTTTCTTTCCCAAGTCCTCCGTTGAATCAATCGCCGCCCACCAGCTTCGCCACCTTGTGTTGAATGAAATCCCAAAACGCTGTGACTCCTTCCCAACGCAAAATTCACCAACACCAAATACAGCAGTATTCCAACCTAAAGCTGAACCAGAAAGATCTCATTCATTGCTTGCAAAGCCCAACGCATCCGCTCCCATTATCGTTTGCCGTAAACGAAGCTTCATTTCGGCTAAATCAAGTTCCTCTGCCGCTACCGTTTGTCAGAAAGAGAATCAAATAAGCGATGAGAAGAAGCCAGCTCTTGATCCAAAGACACCACCCATTAAGCCCTCTACGGATGCTGCAGTGGAAGACATGATGAAAACCAATGCCAAAGACAAGCCTGTAACTGGATTCCGAAGCTTGAGAAGGAGCAACAAGAACCCAACAAACAATACTACTAGTAGTGCTTCCAGCAGGAGACAAATGAGCACGAGCCCTAACTCAAAAACCAGTCTAGCCAACCAagtcgagactactcccaaaaccgacaagaagaagaaaacggaAGCATTGGcgttggaaaagaaaagaagtgcGGCAGATTTCTTGAGAAGGATTAAGCGGAATTCTCCCGCGGAAACGTTGAAGAGTGGTAGTAAGGAGCAGAAAAGGAGGCACATTGGGAAGGGGCATAATAGGAATGAGAGGGTGCTAAGGCAAAGCAGTAATAAGAAACAtgcggaggaggaggaggaggaggaggaggagagtaGCCCATCAAAGCGGAGTGTTGGTAGGCCACCAAAAAAACTAGCCAAGGCCAATGCAGTTTCAGCGAAGCGTGGAAAGGAGAGTGGAGTAAAGGAAGTGGTGGCCTTAAAGCGGCCTAAAAAGCGTCCTAGGAGGTGA